The Acinonyx jubatus isolate Ajub_Pintada_27869175 chromosome D2, VMU_Ajub_asm_v1.0, whole genome shotgun sequence genome contains a region encoding:
- the LOC106989785 gene encoding olfactory receptor 13A1, protein MIMETPLSPRTMSNQTLVTEFILQGFSEHPEYHVLLFSCFLSLYSVALTGNLLIILAISFNSGLHTPMYFFLFNLATMDIICTSSIMPKALEGLMSEESSISYGGCMAQLYFLTWAASSELLLLTVMAYDRYAAVCHPLHYSTMMSKAFCSKLTTGVWVLCAFNTAIHTGLMLRLNFCGPNIVTHFFCEVPPLLLLSCSSTYVNSIMVVLADAFYGILNFLMTLVSYGFIMSSILKMRTVEGKKKAFSTCSSHLIVVCMYYTAVFYAYISPVSSYSAEKSKLAGVLYTMLSPTLNPLMYTLRNKEVKAALRKIFSFTRN, encoded by the coding sequence ATGATCATGGAAACCCCTCTCAGCCCAAGGACCATGAGTAACCAGACGCTAGTAACAGAGTTTATCTTGCAGGGCTTTTCAGAGCACCCAGAATACCATGTGCTCTTATTCAGCTGTTTCCTCTCCCTCTACTCTGTGGCCCTCACAGGTAATCTCCTCATCATTTTGGCCATCAGCTTCAACTCTGGGCTCCATACCCCCATGTACTTTTTTCTGTTCAACTTGGCTACCATGGATATTATCTGCACCTCTTCCATCATGCCCAAAGCACTGGAGGGTCTGATGTCAGAGGAGAGCTCCATCTCTTATGGGGGTTGCATGGCCCAGCTCTATTTCCTCACATGGGCTGCATCCTCTGAGCTGCTCCTCCTCACGGTCATGGCCTATGACCGGTATGCAGCCGTCTGCCACCCTCTGCATTACAGCACCATGATGAGCAAGGCTTTCTGCAGCAAGCTGACCACAGGTGTCTGGGTACTCTGTGCCTTCAACACAGCCATCCACACTGGGCTGATGCTGCGGTTGAATTTCTGTGGTCCCAACATCGTTACACATTTTTTCTGTGAGGTCCCTCCTCTGTTGCTTCTCTCCTGTAGCTCCACCTATGTGAATAGCATCATGGTTGTCCTGGCTGATGCCTTTTATGGCATATTGAACTTCCTGATGACCCTCGTGTCATATGGCTTTATCATGTCCAGCATTCTAAAGATGCGGACTgtagaggggaagaaaaaagcctTTTCCACCTGCTCTTCCCACCTCATtgtggtgtgtatgtattataCCGCTGTCTTCTATGCCTACATAAGCCCTGTCTCTAGCTACAGTGCAGAGAAGAGCAAGTTGGCTGGTGTATTGTACACCATGTTGAGCCCTACTCTCAACCCCCTCATGTATACTCTGAGAAACAAGGAGGTCAAAGCAGCCCTCAGGAAGATTTTCTCCTTCaccagaaattaa